Proteins encoded by one window of Chanos chanos chromosome 7, fChaCha1.1, whole genome shotgun sequence:
- the grpel1 gene encoding grpE protein homolog 1, mitochondrial yields MASWCVRAVRQSYALVASPSLPRACPRLLCTAAQQKANGKGSEEENGAQKPEVSPAEKALSEEKAKLEEQLKEVTDKYKRALADTENLRQRSQKMVDDAKLYGIQGFCKDLLEVADILEKATESVPKEEVTSENPHLKNLYDGLVMTEVQIQKVFTKHGLVKLNPADQKFDPYEHEALFHAPVEGKEPGTVAVVTKVGYKLHGRTLRPALVGVVKAP; encoded by the exons ATGGCGAGCTGGTGTGTACGAGCTGTGAGACAGAGTTACGCTCTTGTAGCCTCCCCTTCATTACCTCG gGCTTGCCCACGTCTACTTTGCACAGCAGCCCAGCAGAAGGCTAACGGAAAAGGTTCCGAGGAGGAGAATGGGGCTCAGAAACCAGAAGTCAGTCCAGCAGAGAAAGCCCTCTCCGAAGAAAAGGCAAAATTAGAGGAACAGCTTAAAGAAGTTACG GATAAATACAAGCGAGCTTTGGCAGACACTGAGAACCTGAGGCAGAGGAGTCAGAAGATGGTGGATGATGCTAAACTTTATG GAATTCAAGGATTCTGCAAAGACCTTCTGGAGGTAGCAGACATTTTGGAAAAAGCGACGGAGAGTGTGCCTAAAGAAGAAGTGACCTCAGAGAACCCTCACTTGAAGAACCTGTATGACGGCCTGGTCATGACGGAAGTTCAGATCCAGAAGGTTTTTACCAAACACGGCCTGGTGAAACTCAACCCCGCTGACCAGAAGTTTGACCCCTACGAGCACGAAGCTCTCTTCCATGCGCCCGTCGAGGGCAAAGAGCCCGGCACGGTCGCCGTAGTGACCAAGGTGGGCTACAAGCTGCACGGGCGCACCCTCAGGCCAGCCCTGGTGGGCGTGGTCAAAGCGCCCTAA